In Drosophila bipectinata strain 14024-0381.07 chromosome 2R, DbipHiC1v2, whole genome shotgun sequence, one genomic interval encodes:
- the Obp58c gene encoding general odorant-binding protein 67: MRFMILLSFASLIWIASGIQIDCDKPESINEEHIHYCCKHPDGHNDIIENCAKETGFHLASQTEEALVDITADRAIRGTCFGKCILNKLDLMKDNNVNMDGVRKYFNSKFGNDPEYAKEMINAFDHCHGKSEDNTSKFLSKPIFKQMSQQFCEPKPSVVLACVIRQFFHNCPADRWSKTKECEDTLAFSKTCQDALATL, encoded by the exons ATGAGGTTCATGATTCTGCTGAGTTTCGCGTCCCTGATTTGG ATTGCCAGTGGCATCCAGATTGATTGCGACAAACCCGAGTCCATCAATGAGGAGCACATCCATTACTGCTGCAAGCATCCCGATGGCCACAACGACATCATTGAGAACTGCGCCAAGGAGACGGGCTTTCATCTGGCCAGCCAGACCGAGGAGGCTTTGGTGGACATCACGGCGGATCGGGCCATTCGAGGCACGTGCTTTGGCAAGTGCATCCTAAACAAACTCGACCTGATGAAGGACAACAACGTGAACATGGATGGTGTCAGGAAGTATTTTAATTCAAAGTTCGGAAACGATCCTGAGTATGCCAAGGAAATGATTAATGCCTTCGACCACTGCCATGGCAAAA GCGAGGACAATACCTCCAAGTTCCTGTCGAAGCCTATCTTTAAACAGATGTCCCAGCAGTTCTGTGAGCCTAAGCCCAGCGTGGTTCTAGCGTGCGTCATCCGTCAGTTCTTCCACAATTGTCCTGCGGATCGTTGGTCCAAGACCAAGGAATGTGAGGACACTTTGGCCTTTAGCAAAACATGCCAGGACGCACTGGCCACTTTGTAA